CGAATATGAGGATCCAACAAATTGCGGTGCGgatcaaaaaattattcattactCATAACAATGAACGTTTTCTTTCGTTTGATTTTAGGATTTAGGATTTTAGAGATAactatttttctttatgtttatcgatttttttaaattctaatatctAGGGAGCAAGTTATACAGTATGGCCGTTGAAAAGGATAAGAACATGGCGGTGAGCATTCGAGTGGCGgacttcaataaaaaaaatgcggACTATTTTCGGGCCCATCCGTCCCTAGCTTTGTGTCTGCAAAAAGTTTTCTCAAGAGTGTACGACGTCACAAAAGAAAAGGTAACATTCTTAAAATATGTTGATCATATTCACCCATTATATAGCattgacaattattttttaaataaaactctTTTTTGCAAACAACAAATAcgtgtacatttatttaaatttatacaCTTATATTTAATCGTTTTACTGTTACAGCTTAAAATCGAAAATGGATACGAAACTAATACGGTGGCAAGCAGTCATACCGATCCCGACAAGAGAAAATACCTCCGCAGCGGATGTGGTGCCGTCATATCGTATAGAACTTCCGGTGACATCAGCGAAATATCAAAGGCTGCTTTGAATTTATGTCCCATCATATTTGAAGTaagtttacccccccccccccccaatatcattattttaattgTACTGATATTACCACATATATATTAGAGCTCTTTTTAAGTTTCTATTTATAGACTAGAAAAACTAAGATTTTACTTTCTTCAATACTAGTACCTTATATATATAGGCGTTCcgatatacatgtgtatgctGATTGTTGATAAAACCGAAAAACTAAGTGTATAGCTGAAGATGTGTTAGCGAACAAAATGGAAATAatgcaatgattttaaaataatacctTAACCTTATCAACAGTTACTTCATGATAAAGtaatgtaaaataatgatatcAACAGGAAAACCAAAGGGACATTGGTATTTATGTAGACTCCACCAAAGTCTTACTGTTTATGACGGGAGACATTACCGCCACTCCAGTATATCAAGGTGGTGGCCTTACATCGACAAGTGCACAAGCTCTTGTGAACGATGGGTTGGGTGAGTATCTCAAAAGTTGCTCCGGGTTTATtaccagttttaaaaaaaaaaccttcattcAGTTTCGAATTGAAAAGTATCTAAAGAGGATGATTATGGGTCATTTTGAGAtgaagtgaaaaataaaaattgtttcttttGGAAAAACAAACAGCTCCTAAAAGCATTCCGGATTGCAGCAATTTTCCGGAAATTTCCTCGGGAACAGAATATCCAACAGGGAAAACTGACCCCACGTCTGTTGTGGGGGTGGTAGACGAAGCTGTCACCCCGGCGATGGATACAGACGTTAGAAGGTTGGGATGATAACTTGACCATAGCCCCCAGCCCCCAGCCCCCAGCCCCAAGCCCTCATCCtagctataaaaaaaattgctaatCACTCATCAGACATCTTTGTCTCAAGAATGAAAATCTAGCTACTCAgatatgttttttgtttgttataccCTTTATAAACTTAAATATTGCGATTGAACATTGCAGATTGGCTCAATATTTTGGAACGGATGTAGATTTCGCAGGATGTCAGCCTTATCCGGGAAATTTCCTGACTAACAGGTAAAGCAATGAAATCTAGaacataataaatatttctaaacaGAATGCATTCTTTCAAGTTGatagaattatataaaaaaaacaacaaaaaaccacacacacacacacaaatccATCTTGTTTCAGATGCCCAGTTCGCGTGATGAACCCACGACTTTTCAATGTCCTCGTCAATTTGAAAGCTTACGCGAAAAATGCCAATTTAGGCGGTCCAGGTTCGTTGCGTGATTAAATTCTCTACGGTATTAAACATATTATGTGATAATAtccaatataattataatatcagatactaagatatatatttgataaacaGGAGGCAAAATAACTGTGGATGAAGCTTGGAACGAGGGAACAGACTCTAGCAGTCTGCGAGCAGAAGGACGGATGATCAAAGTTAAGCTTTCTGCTGGAAACACAGCTGGGAACCTTGGAAAACTCGCCCAGTTGGCCATCTGTGCTAAAGCTGACCATGTTTCAAACTCAGGTAagtagaaaaaacaaaaaacacgaGTGTTGGAAGTAAATGCATACAGTTTATAAAGTTGTAAGGTAACAATTAATCTTTAAACAGGCTCTTACATTTTGATATCGGTGAAGAAACAGAAAGGAAGAAAAGAGGTCATGGTTAATTTCCCAAAAGCGAGTTTGGTGTCTGTTGAACCACCATCTTCCAAAGCGGAAGTGTACGCACTGCCCACAGAAATGATGGACGAGGAAGACCAATATCCACTATTCGACTCCAGCGGAAGAGTAcggttttatatttttgaaaataaaattccattatcgaattttttttttttggggggggggggtggggtgggtggGGGTGTTTTAATAATTTGCCAAAATTGCTTGTCGTACCGGTATTTGAACGATAAAAACGATTCTATGAAATTTCCAATGCATTCCGTACTATGTTACTTTTTTACAGTTGGATGTTCAAGTTAGTCAAGGGGCAACGCTTTCAAAATTCATGGCCAAGGACACCCAATTTCGCTATCTCCGTTTGGAGCCTGCCATTGCTCAGTGCTATTCTAAACTGATATACAATGAAAACAAGTGGCTAAACGCTTCCGGTAAAGAATACTTagaataattgttttttaaaggaatttcaTAATCAATTAATCAATGCAACAACAGAATTTCTCTTTAATTCAATGAAACTCCCTACAATGTTTCTTTAACAACTTTCAGTAACCGGTATCCAATGTCCTCcccatttcaatattttgtatatatattttttttgtgttaaGACCCACCAATTGATATCGACATTGTACGAGCCTTCATGTCTAACGAGGAGCAGAAGTCACTGATTCAGAGTTCCGACGAGCGCTACAACACCCACACTCTGGGTCAGGCACTGGAGCTGAGATACGCCAGCACCGTCCAGAATTCCACGTCAGTCTACAACAACGTCAGACTACTGAAAAAGATCGTGGACGTCTGCGGTCCAGTATTCCATAACTACGGCTTCAACATGAACCTCGGGTTATACCCCAAGTCTGTCTATGTCAGCATGGATGAGGATCAGTTCCTGTTTTGGTCCAGCTCCGAGTCACTGATCCCACAAGGGTTTACCGAGCAAGAGTTTGATCTGTACCTTGAGGCCAGAAGAGAGGCTGCACTACGTAAGATCTTGCGTATCTTAAAATTTTCGAAACTATGAATTTTGGAGTTTATACACAATTTTTGGAATTCTTCTTGAGAATTTTACCCATAtggatgaaaaatttaatttttttttttatgatttatttaaattcaacagAGTCGAGAATCGTAGACCCAGACGATCTGAAAGAAGCCTGTTTCGAACCGGCTGTGCCACAACGTCAACACATCCGTTACAAGTACAAGGAACCAAAAGCTATTCTGCGAAAGAGAAGGAGGAGGAGGCAGACAGCAGACGCGTGTGTGCCGTCTGATAGTACCGACTTCTGTACCTCCACCCTCAAACACAGGCAGGCCGTGGTGGATGAACTGTGGACCCTGATGTCCAAGAACAAACACATTTACCACGAACCAGAGAGTGAGGTGGAAGACGCACTGAAAGGATGCTTGTTGGCTTGTGGGACTTGTTTGGAAGGTACGTACAGCAGGGTGGTATTTATAACCATTTTAAGCCTTCCTTATTGTTATTCCTGTTTTGAAGTTCTTTTGTTGCATATATCTTATAAACACATTAATTCCCTACATTTTTGTTGtgtgcaaatacatgtaattatcgaGTAAACGATAATAGGTTTTAGAGATGTTAATACGGCAAGGaatggttgattttttttttaaaacggcGGCttcaaaagcaattttttttatatctcattCAACTCTTCCAGTGATTGTTTTGATCTTCCTTTTATGATTAGGTCACATCTTTAAACcctgaaatgaattttgaagaCTGATCGACCTTTACAATATTAACGTTTTTATCTTATCAACCTACTCCAAGCAAATTCTGATCAAATGTTTCCCATTAAGGCGCCATCTACGAGAAAAAATTAGAACACTGCAGCAACTTGATTCACTGGATGCCCTTTGACCTCATGAATGACCAAAAGGATATGACGAATTTCTTCGCACGAGACAATTTGGATACATTTGCCCTTGCATGTGAAGGCAGTGGTCATTGTTTATTGCGGGCACCCATCTTCTCTATTCTTGGTAAGTGTATTAAATTTCCGGATGTAAAAATAAGGACAACATTTTGATTATGATCAAAAGTTCTAAGCTTCGCGcatatttcacttttaaaataagAGGCCTATTATACAACATTACTTACCTGAGCAACATATTCACTTAAGTAATTGAGTTCTAACTttaaacaaagtacatgtagctaaataattttactatagtttcaaatacaaatttatacaacatttaaatgtaaaattcttttaattaaactgtTTTGCAGtcatttgttttcataaattatagTCTCTATTTTCTtcagaagaattttaaaatgaatttcttaGTAAAATCAAATCACTTTCCCTCAATTTGCCTCTGCATGACCATTCGGCATTGCGTtgtaaataaactttaatatttacatatttcgggcttgattggatttgatcacgcccgatctaaattatcacctcataatactcacagaatgattccttattcctcaAATAACCCTTGAACATGCttgatttaataatttaaaaaatagtctCTATTTtcacttttcattttatttttgaccAGTTAGTAAACTTTTACCATCGTTTTCTTCggagtttaatttttaaatgccCCTTCCCCGATTTTGGCCTCTCTCTGACCCATTCTGCTTTAATTGTGTACTAATAAAAGTGAAATGTAACTACTgccaacaaaaaatattacagcTCCTAGCGTGAAACTTCGATATCGGCCAGACCCTGCCAGAAGTGTAATTGAGGACCTGTATTCCTCCGAGGAGAATCCCAGCCCCATGCTTTCGCTACTTGAGGAGTTGTATGCCATTCACGCTATTGGGGTCACCAAATTCTGGGTCAAGGACG
This portion of the Magallana gigas chromosome 7, xbMagGiga1.1, whole genome shotgun sequence genome encodes:
- the LOC105335757 gene encoding uncharacterized protein, with protein sequence MAPLRSVVLLIVFTGIRSEKTIFDADSFTVVDPSTISDPTEYEDPTNCGSKLYSMAVEKDKNMAVSIRVADFNKKNADYFRAHPSLALCLQKVFSRVYDVTKEKLKIENGYETNTVASSHTDPDKRKYLRSGCGAVISYRTSGDISEISKAALNLCPIIFEENQRDIGIYVDSTKVLLFMTGDITATPVYQGGGLTSTSAQALVNDGLAPKSIPDCSNFPEISSGTEYPTGKTDPTSVVGVVDEAVTPAMDTDVRRLAQYFGTDVDFAGCQPYPGNFLTNRCPVRVMNPRLFNVLVNLKAYAKNANLGGPGGKITVDEAWNEGTDSSSLRAEGRMIKVKLSAGNTAGNLGKLAQLAICAKADHVSNSGSYILISVKKQKGRKEVMVNFPKASLVSVEPPSSKAEVYALPTEMMDEEDQYPLFDSSGRLDVQVSQGATLSKFMAKDTQFRYLRLEPAIAQCYSKLIYNENKWLNASDPPIDIDIVRAFMSNEEQKSLIQSSDERYNTHTLGQALELRYASTVQNSTSVYNNVRLLKKIVDVCGPVFHNYGFNMNLGLYPKSVYVSMDEDQFLFWSSSESLIPQGFTEQEFDLYLEARREAALQSRIVDPDDLKEACFEPAVPQRQHIRYKYKEPKAILRKRRRRRQTADACVPSDSTDFCTSTLKHRQAVVDELWTLMSKNKHIYHEPESEVEDALKGCLLACGTCLEGAIYEKKLEHCSNLIHWMPFDLMNDQKDMTNFFARDNLDTFALACEGSGHCLLRAPIFSILAPSVKLRYRPDPARSVIEDLYSSEENPSPMLSLLEELYAIHAIGVTKFWVKDEKEISSMKLALQAALMYNPDVTEVHIYVTQSNSKSPVQGEVEKFVKEFAQGGCPTYTREILSPFRIMDPPHSVRKRSALLLGKGSEEMMRKSLSREIDEFSREAP